The DNA window TGGCCTCTTCCTTCCAGCGTACGGCGACAGGGCGTTCCCGCCCAGGTGCGGAGCGCCGAGACCCTGTGGTTACCGCGCACGGGGGATGCGTGCGGCCTGCCGCCCACGCCCCCGTCCTCGGCCGGGCCGCCGCCCCGCTCCCGGAGGTTCACTGGAGAATGCCGGAGCCTGGCCGGAAGCGCAACAGGGAGCGCGCGCACGGTGACGCTGCGGTCGTGTAACGGGCGTCTCCGGGGTGCCCGGTGCTGCGGCGGATTCCGGCGCCGGGTTCTGCCGCCGGGTTCCGGCGTCGGGTGCCGCCGGGTGCCGCCGCCAAATCGGCGAGCCGGCCCGCGCGCGGCCCGGCCCTGCTCCGCCGGGCGGGGCCGGGCAGGGCAGAACCCAGGCCGGGCACAGCCAGGCACCGGCCGACAAAGCAGGATTCCAGCCATTCGACAGGGCTTCGGACGGGCGTTGGCAATTGCCAGGTGCATGAGCCCGCGCACTGGCAGCATGCAGCGCATGCCGCTGCTGCTGATGGACCTCGACAACACGCTGCTGCCCAGGGACGCCGCCTTCCGTGCCTGGGCAAGGGATTTCCTGGCCGAGCACCACCTGCCGCCCGAGGACCTCGACTGGCTCTCCACCCTCGACGGCAGCGGCTTCGTCCCCCGCTCCACCGTCCTCGGCGCCGTCCGCCGGCGGTACGGCCTGGACGCCCCGCTCGGCAGCCTGCTCGACCACTACCGCCGGGGCATCAACGCCCACATCCACTGCCCCGCCGCCCACCTCGCGGCCCTGCGCGCGGCCCGCACCGCCGGCTGGACGCTGGGCATCGTCAGCAACGGCGGCACCGTTCCCCAGTTGGACAAGATCCGCCGCACCGGCCTGGCCCCGTTGGTGGACGGCTGGGTGATCTCCGAGGAGGCACACTGCGCCAAGCCCGACCCGGAGATCTTCCGCATCGCCGCCCGCCGCTGCGGGATACCCACCAGCAGGAGCGCATGGGCCGCCCGCACCTGGATGGTCGGCGACCACGCACCCGCCGACATCGCCGGTGCGACGGTCAGCGGGCTGTACAGCGTCTGGCTCCACCACGGCCGTCCCTGGCCGGAGCTCGGCTACCGCCCGACGCTCTGCGCGCCCGGTCTCCCCGAGGCCGTCGGCATGGTGCTCAGCGCCCGCCCGGCGTCCACGCCGACCGCGCGCCCTGCCGCGGCGGCCCGTACCCGGTTCGCCGTCCCGGCGGTCCGCCCGTCCCACGCGCCGGTGCCGCCCCGCACGCCCGTGCCCTCGTCGCGCACTGCGGTGGCGTCCCGCAGCGGGGTGCCCGCCTACCGGTCGGCGGCAGTGGGCACGGCCGGTCCGCTCGCCGGGTAGCGCCACCAGCGGGAGAGCGCCCGCTCGGTGAACCCCAGCCGCCGGTAGAGCGGCTCACCGAGCAGCGTGGCCGTGAGCGTGGCAGGCCGTCCCGGATGGGCGGCGAGCACGGCCTCCACCACCGCCCGCGCCACCCCGCGCGAACGGTGGTCGGGCAGCGTCGCCACCCAGTACAGCCCCACCACCGAGCCGTCGTCGTAGCTGACGCAGGCTCCGGCCGGTGCACCGTCACGGCGGGCGACCCAGGCCCGCCAGCCGGGTTCGCCGAGCAGCGCCCCGGGCAGCAGCCCGCCGCGCCGCCACGGCAGCCGCGCCGGCAGCGGAAAGCCCTCCACCACCACCCGCTCGGCCACGGCCAGTCCGTCACCGTCCACCGCCTCGCGGACCTCCACCCCGCTCCCCCGGCCGGTACCCGGGCGAGCAGCCGGGCCGACACCCGAGCCAGGGCCCAGCGGGGCGGGCTCCCGTACCATCACGGCCTGCGCCAGCGCACCTTCTCCGCCATACAAGGCCAAATCCAGCCCACCGTAGGGGTCTTCGAGGCAGACTCGACCAGTGCCCCACTCCCGGAACAGCCCGGCCAGCTCCGCCAGCAGCCCCTCCGGGTCCGAGTACGGCCGCGTCACCACCACCCGGTGGGCGTCCAGGCCGTCCGACCCGCCGTGCACCGCCGTCCACCCGGCGGTGCGGACGGCATGCAGCCCCAGCGCCCGGGCGCGGGCGAGCCAGAAGGCTGCGGCATTGTCATGGGCGGCTTCCGGAAAGGTGTGCTGCTCCATGCAGCCGACCCTATCCGCCCCACCGGTCCCAGTGGCCCCGATGGCCCCATCCGACGCAGTGTTGGCCGGAGACCGCCGGCCGGGTCGGCCGCATCCCGGCGGAGCGGCGGCCGCTGCACCCGCCCACCGGTCCAGGCGGCACCGCACCGCCCCACCGGAAGCGCTTCCGCCTCCGCAGATGCGCTCCGGCTCGGCCGCGCCCGCGCGGGCGCGTCATCGAACTACCGTCGACGGCGTCCCGCAACGCTGCTTTTCAGTCAACTTCTCGGCCACACAAGGGGTTTGGGCATATGCGCAGTCCAGACCGGAAGCCCCCGGAATTGCGCCCCCATGCGCGCCCCCTGCGCCGTGTGACAACCAGCCACCCGCCCCTATGCCCCCTTCCCAGCGGGGTCGACGGGTGCCACGCTTCGTGATCGAATGCATCACGCCAAATTGCCATGTCGACATAGCGTCGGATGGTGAATTTGTCACAACGGCGTCTCCGAACCCAGTAGATTCGATCTTGGCTAGCGTCGGGGGAGCGAACAGTGCCGGAGCAGGACAGGGACGGACAGCCATGACACCGCGGACCCGGGCAGCAGGGCGAGGCGCCGCCGAGCGCCTCCCGGGCACGCCAGGGCACCGCGGCCACCGGCGTCCGCGAGCCACACGACCTAGGGGGGCTTGAGCGCCTTGAGCAGGGTGAGCAGGAGCGGCGCAGTGCAGGACGGTGCCGGTGTCCCGTCCCGCCCCGCGGGCGGTGACCCGAGAACTGCCGGCACGCCCGCGCATCCGGGCTCGCCTTCCTCGACCGCCGTCGCGCCGGGTGTCGGCTCACCCTCCGGCCCCGCCGCCTCGGCCGCCGGGTCCGCCGTGCCTCCCTCCCTGTCCGGCGGCCCCACCGCGACCTCCCCGGGGGCGTTCCGCAAGCTCTCCGGGCGGCGGCGCCGGGAGACCGTGGCGGTGCTGATCTTCGGCGGTGCGCCGATCTTCGAGTCCTCCATCCCGCTCTCCGTCTTCGGCGTGGACCGCCAGGACGCGGGCGTCCCCCGCTACCGCCTGCTGGTGTGCGCGGGCGAGGAGGGCCCGCTGGCCACCACCGGCGGGCTGACCCTCACCGCCCCGTACGGGCTGGACGCGCTCGCCCGGGCCGGCACCATCGTCGTACCGGCCTGGCGTTCGATCTCCCAGGCTCCCCCGGTCGAGGCCATCGCCGCCCTGCGCAAGGCCCACCAGGAGGGCGCCCGGATCATCGGCCTCTGCACCGGCGCCTTCGTGCTCGCCTCCGCAGGGCTGCTGGACGGCCGCCCGGCCACCACCCACTGGATGTACGCGCCGAC is part of the Peterkaempfera bronchialis genome and encodes:
- a CDS encoding GNAT family N-acetyltransferase, yielding MEQHTFPEAAHDNAAAFWLARARALGLHAVRTAGWTAVHGGSDGLDAHRVVVTRPYSDPEGLLAELAGLFREWGTGRVCLEDPYGGLDLALYGGEGALAQAVMVREPAPLGPGSGVGPAARPGTGRGSGVEVREAVDGDGLAVAERVVVEGFPLPARLPWRRGGLLPGALLGEPGWRAWVARRDGAPAGACVSYDDGSVVGLYWVATLPDHRSRGVARAVVEAVLAAHPGRPATLTATLLGEPLYRRLGFTERALSRWWRYPASGPAVPTAADR
- a CDS encoding HAD family hydrolase, with translation MQRMPLLLMDLDNTLLPRDAAFRAWARDFLAEHHLPPEDLDWLSTLDGSGFVPRSTVLGAVRRRYGLDAPLGSLLDHYRRGINAHIHCPAAHLAALRAARTAGWTLGIVSNGGTVPQLDKIRRTGLAPLVDGWVISEEAHCAKPDPEIFRIAARRCGIPTSRSAWAARTWMVGDHAPADIAGATVSGLYSVWLHHGRPWPELGYRPTLCAPGLPEAVGMVLSARPASTPTARPAAAARTRFAVPAVRPSHAPVPPRTPVPSSRTAVASRSGVPAYRSAAVGTAGPLAG